From Strix uralensis isolate ZFMK-TIS-50842 chromosome 1, bStrUra1, whole genome shotgun sequence, a single genomic window includes:
- the SEC22C gene encoding vesicle-trafficking protein SEC22c isoform X3, translating into MSMIFFACVVRVRDGLPLSASTDFHFNQDFLECRKRLKVLSSILAQYPSRGTAKGRDLSIHFVSSGDIACMAICSSNYSTIMAFCFLEELQWEFAASYDTTSISLASRPYAFLEFDNVIQKVKCHFNCTSSSQMNANWEKIEEELKFQPPVQLKLEDTELMNGMTNGGHAGVHVEVVPTYRMQRVTPLGILSLVLNIMCGALNLIRGVHLAEYSFQEDHEGIGNVIAFLLPFLACVFQSLPLVVAKRLT; encoded by the exons ATGTCCATGATCTTTTTTGCCTGTGTGGTGCGGGTGAGGGATGGACTTCCCCTCTCAGCCTCCACAGATTTTCATTTCAATCAGGACTTTCTGGAATGCAGAAAGAGATTAAAGGTGTTATCCTCAATTCTGGCGCAGTATCCAAGTCGAGGCACAGCAAAAGGACGTGACCTCAGCATACA tttCGTTTCTTCTGGGGATATTGCCTGCATGGCAATCTGTTCCAGCAATTATTCAACCATCATGGCATTTTGCTTCCTGGAAGAGCTTCAGTGGGAATTTGCTGCTTCCTACGATACAACAAGCATCAGTTTAGCTTCCAGACCATATGCTTTTCTCGAATTTG ATAACGTTATTCAGAAAGTGAAATGCCATTTTAACTGCACGAGTAGCTCTCAAATGAATGCCAACTGGGAGAAGATTGAGGAGGAGCTGAAGTTCCAGCCCCCAGTTCAGCTGAAACTGGAGGATACGGAGTTGATGAATGGGATGACTAATGGTGGGCATGCAGGTGTTCATGTGGAGGTTG tCCCTACTTACAGAATGCAGCGTGTGACTCCCCTGGGGATTCTGTCGCTTGTTCTGAACATCATGTGTGGAGCTTTGAATCTCATTCGAGGAGTTCACCTAGCAGAGTATTCATTTCAG GAGGACCATGAAGGAATTGGAAATGTGATAGCTTTTCTTCTACCTTTTCTAGCCTGTGTTTTTCAG TCTCTACCTCTAGTGGTTGCAAAGAGATTAACGTGA
- the SEC22C gene encoding vesicle-trafficking protein SEC22c isoform X2: MSMIFFACVVRVRDGLPLSASTDFHFNQDFLECRKRLKVLSSILAQYPSRGTAKGRDLSIHFVSSGDIACMAICSSNYSTIMAFCFLEELQWEFAASYDTTSISLASRPYAFLEFDNVIQKVKCHFNCTSSSQMNANWEKIEEELKFQPPVQLKLEDTELMNGMTNGGHAGVHVEVVPTYRMQRVTPLGILSLVLNIMCGALNLIRGVHLAEYSFQEDHEGIGNVIAFLLPFLACVFQILTRQLMEKQPDCGV, encoded by the exons ATGTCCATGATCTTTTTTGCCTGTGTGGTGCGGGTGAGGGATGGACTTCCCCTCTCAGCCTCCACAGATTTTCATTTCAATCAGGACTTTCTGGAATGCAGAAAGAGATTAAAGGTGTTATCCTCAATTCTGGCGCAGTATCCAAGTCGAGGCACAGCAAAAGGACGTGACCTCAGCATACA tttCGTTTCTTCTGGGGATATTGCCTGCATGGCAATCTGTTCCAGCAATTATTCAACCATCATGGCATTTTGCTTCCTGGAAGAGCTTCAGTGGGAATTTGCTGCTTCCTACGATACAACAAGCATCAGTTTAGCTTCCAGACCATATGCTTTTCTCGAATTTG ATAACGTTATTCAGAAAGTGAAATGCCATTTTAACTGCACGAGTAGCTCTCAAATGAATGCCAACTGGGAGAAGATTGAGGAGGAGCTGAAGTTCCAGCCCCCAGTTCAGCTGAAACTGGAGGATACGGAGTTGATGAATGGGATGACTAATGGTGGGCATGCAGGTGTTCATGTGGAGGTTG tCCCTACTTACAGAATGCAGCGTGTGACTCCCCTGGGGATTCTGTCGCTTGTTCTGAACATCATGTGTGGAGCTTTGAATCTCATTCGAGGAGTTCACCTAGCAGAGTATTCATTTCAG GAGGACCATGAAGGAATTGGAAATGTGATAGCTTTTCTTCTACCTTTTCTAGCCTGTGTTTTTCAG ATACTGACAAGGCAACTTATGGAGAAACAGCCTGACTGCGGAGTATGA
- the SEC22C gene encoding vesicle-trafficking protein SEC22c isoform X1, translated as MSMIFFACVVRVRDGLPLSASTDFHFNQDFLECRKRLKVLSSILAQYPSRGTAKGRDLSIHFVSSGDIACMAICSSNYSTIMAFCFLEELQWEFAASYDTTSISLASRPYAFLEFDNVIQKVKCHFNCTSSSQMNANWEKIEEELKFQPPVQLKLEDTELMNGMTNGGHAGVHVEVVPTYRMQRVTPLGILSLVLNIMCGALNLIRGVHLAEYSFQEDHEGIGNVIAFLLPFLACVFQCYLYLFYSSARKVKTFVLFFSVCLCNIYLYGLRNLWQIAFHIGVASLSSYQILTRQLMEKQPDCGV; from the exons ATGTCCATGATCTTTTTTGCCTGTGTGGTGCGGGTGAGGGATGGACTTCCCCTCTCAGCCTCCACAGATTTTCATTTCAATCAGGACTTTCTGGAATGCAGAAAGAGATTAAAGGTGTTATCCTCAATTCTGGCGCAGTATCCAAGTCGAGGCACAGCAAAAGGACGTGACCTCAGCATACA tttCGTTTCTTCTGGGGATATTGCCTGCATGGCAATCTGTTCCAGCAATTATTCAACCATCATGGCATTTTGCTTCCTGGAAGAGCTTCAGTGGGAATTTGCTGCTTCCTACGATACAACAAGCATCAGTTTAGCTTCCAGACCATATGCTTTTCTCGAATTTG ATAACGTTATTCAGAAAGTGAAATGCCATTTTAACTGCACGAGTAGCTCTCAAATGAATGCCAACTGGGAGAAGATTGAGGAGGAGCTGAAGTTCCAGCCCCCAGTTCAGCTGAAACTGGAGGATACGGAGTTGATGAATGGGATGACTAATGGTGGGCATGCAGGTGTTCATGTGGAGGTTG tCCCTACTTACAGAATGCAGCGTGTGACTCCCCTGGGGATTCTGTCGCTTGTTCTGAACATCATGTGTGGAGCTTTGAATCTCATTCGAGGAGTTCACCTAGCAGAGTATTCATTTCAG GAGGACCATGAAGGAATTGGAAATGTGATAGCTTTTCTTCTACCTTTTCTAGCCTGTGTTTTTCAG TGTTACTTGTACCTCTTCTACAGCTCGGCAAGGAAGGTGAAGACGTTTGtactctttttctctgtttgtttATGCAACATTTACCTGTACGGATTACGGAACCTCTGGCAAATAGCCTTTCACATAGGAGTGGCATCTCTTTCTTCTTATCAGATACTGACAAGGCAACTTATGGAGAAACAGCCTGACTGCGGAGTATGA
- the SEC22C gene encoding vesicle-trafficking protein SEC22c isoform X4 yields MSMIFFACVVRVRDGLPLSASTDFHFNQDFLECRKRLKVLSSILAQYPSRGTAKGRDLSIHFVSSGDIACMAICSSNYSTIMAFCFLEELQWEFAASYDTTSISLASRPYAFLEFDNVIQKVKCHFNCTSSSQMNANWEKIEEELKFQPPVQLKLEDTELMNGMTNGGHAGVHVEVVPTYRMQRVTPLGILSLVLNIMCGALNLIRGVHLAEYSFQEDHEGIGNVIAFLLPFLACVFQVPPGGLQIHLY; encoded by the exons ATGTCCATGATCTTTTTTGCCTGTGTGGTGCGGGTGAGGGATGGACTTCCCCTCTCAGCCTCCACAGATTTTCATTTCAATCAGGACTTTCTGGAATGCAGAAAGAGATTAAAGGTGTTATCCTCAATTCTGGCGCAGTATCCAAGTCGAGGCACAGCAAAAGGACGTGACCTCAGCATACA tttCGTTTCTTCTGGGGATATTGCCTGCATGGCAATCTGTTCCAGCAATTATTCAACCATCATGGCATTTTGCTTCCTGGAAGAGCTTCAGTGGGAATTTGCTGCTTCCTACGATACAACAAGCATCAGTTTAGCTTCCAGACCATATGCTTTTCTCGAATTTG ATAACGTTATTCAGAAAGTGAAATGCCATTTTAACTGCACGAGTAGCTCTCAAATGAATGCCAACTGGGAGAAGATTGAGGAGGAGCTGAAGTTCCAGCCCCCAGTTCAGCTGAAACTGGAGGATACGGAGTTGATGAATGGGATGACTAATGGTGGGCATGCAGGTGTTCATGTGGAGGTTG tCCCTACTTACAGAATGCAGCGTGTGACTCCCCTGGGGATTCTGTCGCTTGTTCTGAACATCATGTGTGGAGCTTTGAATCTCATTCGAGGAGTTCACCTAGCAGAGTATTCATTTCAG GAGGACCATGAAGGAATTGGAAATGTGATAGCTTTTCTTCTACCTTTTCTAGCCTGTGTTTTTCAG